Part of the Portunus trituberculatus isolate SZX2019 unplaced genomic scaffold, ASM1759143v1 PGA_scaffold_290__1_contigs__length_20235, whole genome shotgun sequence genome is shown below.
tatatatcatatatataactagataaagTATATATAGATAGGAAATGATAGATAGTTATGCATTCATAGTCATATAGTTATGTACTCACTAGTATATATGAGTGGATATGGATAGTTTTATAGTGTATGCAATCAGAGGATCACAACTGTGATGTATCCGATAACAGTGGCATATGGCGGTGAGTAGTCGGCTAGATAGTGTGTGCAGTAACTGAGGACAACAGTTGCATGCTTCCACGCACTCGCTGGTGACAGTATCTGGCGTCTGGTTGTACAGTGCATGGGCGTGCGTCATGGTAGCAGCTGATTTGCAGAAGACAGTCACAAGTGCCTCTCACCACGCACCAGTACGCTGGTAGACAGTAATGACTGCAGTACGTTTGCAAACTCCCCAGTCATGGGCAGCTTCAGGTAGCAGGTGAGCACGTCAGAGTAGACAGGCTCATAGTTACACTGCTATCCAGACAGTAGCTAGTAGAGACATACAGGCTTACGgcttgagtagtagtagtagtagtagtagtagtagtagtagtaggccaggaaTCCCAGCAGGATGAGGAACAGGAGCGAACGATGGAGACAGAGATGGGAGGAGGCTGCCCTGCCATCAACACCGTCACAACACACCCCATCGCTACCGCAACACAACGTGTACGCCGCGAGACATACAAACGGGAGGAGAAACTTAGTCTGGAAAGgactaacagaagaagaaacaaccatGTGGGTGAACAACACTTACATAGAATTAGCTGGGTGGTCTACATGTCATCTGTTCGATCCACCAAAGTGTGCAGCCACCAACAAAATTGTACAAGAGATGGTCATCCTCCTCAACAATTACTTACAAGAGTCACCCCTCGCACCGTATGCGATGAAATTATTCTTCACACTGCcaaaactcttctttcaaaagaCACATAGGAATGCGAAGGTGGCGGAAAACGTGAAAGCCGTCGCAAGAAGAGTGGGTCTATGGCAGAACAACCAACTGGATGAGCTCCTGGAGGAAGCCCGAGCCATCCAGAAGAGGCTGCCAAGACCATCAGGAAACCAACAAAGGCAGGAAGACAAAGCCCGTAATTTCGCTGGCAATATGCGGCAAGGACAGGTGTCCAAGGCTCTGCGGGCACTTAATGAACAGCAGTCAGGTGGTGTGTTGCCCCTCACCAGGGAAACCATCCACCTGCTGAAGGAAAACATCCTCCCCAGTGACGAAGAGGGCCTCAGGATGCAGGGGCCTTTCCGCAAGCCCAATGATGTCATCTACGAGGTGATAACTGGAGAGATGATCTGGAAGAAGTCTCCAGACACACGGCAGTGCTGGTCCCTCAGGACTAGACGCTAGAGGGTGGCGTCGCCTGTTGAGCGGCGCACTCTGTGGCAGTGCCGCTAACGACCTATGCGGCGCCCTGGCAGCACTGGCGAGGAAGCTTGCCACCACAAATTGTCACCACGTCGAGGCTCTCACCGCATGCCGATTAATCCCGCTGGACAAAAGCCGGGATGCAGACCAATTGGCATCGGCGAGGTGATAAGACGCATCGTGGGTAAATGCGTCATGACGGTGGTCAAGGACGACGTGAGGAGGGCAGCGGGGAACCTGCAAGTGTGTGCAGGACAGCAGGCAGGAGGAAGCCGCCATCCACGCTATGAGGGAAATATTCAGTGAAGACAATTGTGAAGCGGTGTTATTAGTGGACGCCAAAACGCTTTCAACactattaacagaaaaacaatgcTTCATAACATTCGAGTAAAATGTCCCTCTCTGGCACACTATGTAGAAAACACATATAGTGACCCCTCGGATTTGTAcatatgtagtaatagtggtaatagtgttaaGGTGTTAAAGTCCATGGAAGGGACAACACAAGGTGACCCAGTGGCCATGGCGATGTACGCCCTCGGACTTTCAGTGCTGCAACAAGTTATCTCATATGAGAAAACGAGTGTGAAGCAAGTGGCGTACGCGGATGACCTGTCAGGGGCCGGCAAAATAACAGACTTGAAAAAATGGTGGGGCTTAGTGAACGATAATGGTCCCATCATAGGGTACACACCCAGTGCCGCTAAGTCCGTCCTTATTGTAAAGCCTGAACACTATGACAGTGCAGTGGATAGCTTCAGTGGCAGTGGAGTTATAATAACAAAGGATGGACAGCGGCATTTGGGTGCTGTCATCGGAACAGAGGAGTTCaagaaggaatacataggagagaaggtgaaggagtggataCATGAGGTGGAGGTCCTGTCTGACATGGCCAGGACTGAGCCTCATGCAGCCTACTCCGCCTACACCCACGGCTTGCAGCATCGATGGAGATTCGCCATGCGCACCATCCCAGGCATCAGCCTCTCCTTGCACCACTGGAGGTCTCGATAAGGAACACCTTCATCCCAGCGTTACTGAGATCCCACACCATCGGAGATGGGGAGGGCGCTGCTCGAACTTCCACCAAGACTGGGCGGGATGGGAATCACCTCCCTAAGAAGTTA
Proteins encoded:
- the LOC123500468 gene encoding uncharacterized protein LOC123500468; translated protein: MLHNIRVKCPSLAHYVENTYSDPSDLYICSNSGNSVKVLKSMEGTTQGDPVAMAMYALGLSVLQQVISYEKTSVKQVAYADDLSGAGKITDLKKWWGLVNDNGPIIGYTPSAAKSVLIVKPEHYDSAVDSFSGSGVIITKDGQRHLGAVIGTEEFKKEYIGEKVKEWIHEVEVLSDMARTEPHAAYSAYTHGLQHRWRFAMRTIPGISPLLAPLEVSIRNTFIPALLRSHTIGDGESCSNFHQDWAGWESPPLKLATVENLNSLKLTRSLTEDHCSGRT